The Thermocrinis albus DSM 14484 genome segment ACCGAGACACGGACCTGGCCAAAAAGGTGATAGAGAGGGACGATATGGTGGACGAACTTTACCACCAGCTGGAGAGGGAGCTTATAACCTACGTTATGGAGGATCCCAGAAACATAAAGAAGGTCATAAGTCTATCTTTTGTGGCAAGACATCTGGAGAGGATGGCGGACCATGCGGAGAACATAGCGGAGATGGCCATCTACTGGACGGAGGGAGAGGTGGTGAAACACCAGCACATAAAGGAAAGGAAGGAGGGTTAAAATAAATATAGTGAGGAGGGGTGGCCGAGTGGCCGAAGGCGGGTGATTTGAAATCACCTGTGGGTCTTTAGGGCCCACCGGGGGTTCGAATCCCTCCCCCTCCGTTCTGTGAAGATGGAAGAACTAGGACCGCCGTAACCCTCCTGTAAAGATTGGTGAGTCTATCTCTCTGAAGGAGGTTTTTTACCACCGAACGCGGATAGTACTCGGTGCCGTCATCCCTCTTAGTACCGTAAAGGGCATGGTAAACCACCACGTCGCCATCCTCAATGCCTCCGTATATCATCACATGACCTTTCATAAACAGGAGAGTTTGGAAGGGTGGCAGCCTTTGGAGAAAGTTTTTAAAAGCCTGGTAAGTTTCAAAACGGATCTCTACGCTACCTTCGGTTTTTGACTGTTGTGCCGAATTACGGGGAAGTTCTATGCCGTATATGGCGTACAAGTTCTGTACCAAAGCTGAGCAGTCGTACCTTCCTCCCCATACGTATGGTCTTCCCAAAAGGGCCTCTAGTCTGGCTCTTATATCATCTTGTGAAAACTTTAAGAAGCCTTCGTGTAAGAATTCGTTTTTTCTAATCCATAGCTTCCTGCCATCAGGAAGTAAAACAAGGTAAGAGTCTTCTGTTTTTTCTTCATAAGGTACGCGAGATCCTATGCCGAAGGCAGTCCCACCTATCAAAACATCATCCTTTAAAACCACCAAGAAGGGTAGTGTTTGAACACGTTCCCAATCCTCATAAGGTACCACTGCCACCGCATCCCTCTTTACCCATCCCCTTATCCATGGAGTTTGTACGTAGTACCATCTACCGTCGTAGGAGGTGTGTAGGATCTTGACAGGTGTGAAGGCCTCCAACGTGGTGTACTGGTTGTAGTCCATATGGGGATCTTTCCTGTATACCTTCAGTTCAGTGGGGTAAAGTTTCATATCTGTCCTGTGGAGAATAAAACCGTAAAGGGGCTTCACCTGAGGGGGTATCTTATCCAGGTTGAGTTGTTTTTTTATATGCTCCAAAGTTTCCTGTGAAAGGGTGACACCCGGAGGGTAGTGATCTTCTGTTATCCAGTTTAAGACCTGTAGTCTGTCCAAAAGTTCTTCTGCAAAGGCTGTAAGGACTGTTATCAGCACCAGTATCGGTATCATACCTTCATGTCTATTCTGAGAGTTTTCTGAAGACTTTCTAACCAGCCTAGGGCTATTCTGTAGTTTCTCTCCACCCAGGCACGGATGGTGGGCATCATTTCTAAAAGTTTCTTCCTATCCTCTTCCTTCA includes the following:
- a CDS encoding SH3 domain-containing protein — translated: MIPILVLITVLTAFAEELLDRLQVLNWITEDHYPPGVTLSQETLEHIKKQLNLDKIPPQVKPLYGFILHRTDMKLYPTELKVYRKDPHMDYNQYTTLEAFTPVKILHTSYDGRWYYVQTPWIRGWVKRDAVAVVPYEDWERVQTLPFLVVLKDDVLIGGTAFGIGSRVPYEEKTEDSYLVLLPDGRKLWIRKNEFLHEGFLKFSQDDIRARLEALLGRPYVWGGRYDCSALVQNLYAIYGIELPRNSAQQSKTEGSVEIRFETYQAFKNFLQRLPPFQTLLFMKGHVMIYGGIEDGDVVVYHALYGTKRDDGTEYYPRSVVKNLLQRDRLTNLYRRVTAVLVLPSSQNGGGGIRTPGGP